In Mus caroli chromosome 19, CAROLI_EIJ_v1.1, whole genome shotgun sequence, a genomic segment contains:
- the LOC110285984 gene encoding olfactory receptor 10V1-like, with amino-acid sequence FLMMYLVSIGGNMSIVLTIWINRCLHTPMYFFLANLASLEIFYSSTIAPLTLASILSTERTVVSLAGCGAQMFFFIFLGSADCILLAVMAYDRFVAICHPLRYTLIMNWHLCVQLALGSLLLGFILAMQLTVLIFQLPFCSSKEISLFYCDVLPVMRLACADTHVHEATLFVVSVIVLTIPFLLITLSYVFIVDAILKIRSAEGRHKAFSTCSSHLTVVLLQYGCGSLIYLCPSSSYSPERGQVVSVVYTFITPVLNPLIYSMRNRELKDALRKVVISFLLLEKQ; translated from the coding sequence TTCCTCATGATGTACCTGGTCAGCATCGGAGGAAACATGTCCATTGTCCTCACCATCTGGATCAATCGGTGTCTCCACACCCCTATGTACTTCTTCCTGGCCAACCTGGCTAGCCTGGAGATCTTCTATTCTTCTACCATAGCCCCCCTGACTCTGGCCAGCATCCTATCCACAGAGAGGACTGTGGTCTCCCTGGCAGGCTGTGGTGCCCAGAtgttcttcttcatcttcctgggCAGTGCTGACTGTATTCTTCTGGCTGTCATGGCCTATGACCGGTTTGTGGCCATCTGTCACCCTCTGCGCTACACACTCATCATGAACTGGCACTTGTGTGTCCAGCTGGCCCTGGGGTCCCTGTTGCTGGGTTTCATCTTGGCCATGCAGTTGACTGTGCTCATCTTCCAATTGCCTTTCTGTAGCAGTAAGGAAATCAGCTTGTTCTACTGTGATGTACTCCCTGTCATGAGACTGGCATGTGCAGACACCCATGTCCATGAGGCCACTCTGTTTGTGGTCAGTGTCATCGTCCTCAccatccctttcctcctcatCACTCTCTCCTATGTCTTCATTGTGGATGCCATCCTGAAGATCCGCTCAGCTGAGGGGAGGCACAAAGCCTTCTCTACCTGTTCTTCCCACCTGACCGTTGTCCTCCTGCAGTATGGATGTGGAAGCCTCATCTACTTGTGTCCCAGCTCCAGCTACTCTCCTGAGAGGGGCCAGGTAGTATCTGTGGTTTACACCTTCATCACCCCTGTGCTGAATCCTTTGATCTACAGCATGAGGAACAGAGAACTCAAGGATGCTTTGAGGAAGGTGGTGATAAGCTTCCTCCTGCTTGAAAAACAATGA